The region GCGCCGCGGCTGGCACGCTGGCGGTCATGGCCGGCGGCGCCGCGGCGGATGTCGAGGCTGTCAGGCCGGTGCTCGGCGCGTACGCGGCCCGTGTCACGCATATGGGGGAGGTCGGAGCGGGTCAGACCACCAAACTCTGCAATCAGACCATCGTCACCGCGACGCTGGCGGCGATCGCCGAAGCGGTGAGTCTTGCGCAACGCAGCGGCATCGACGCCGCGAAACTGATCGAGGGTCTCGCGGGTGGTTGGGCCGATTCGGTGCTGTTGCAGATTTTCGTGCCGCGCATGACGCAAAACGGGCTCGCGCCGATCGGCGCGTTTCGCACGTTCCAGAAGGATATCGACACGGTTGCGGCCACCGCTTACGAAACCGGGACGCCGATGCCGGTGTCTTCGACGGTCCAGCAACTGTTGCGCCTCGGCGCGGCAATGGGCCTCGCCGAGGCCGATCTGTCGGCTTTCATCGACGTTTTGCAGACGCCACGCGGCGGCTAAAGCCGGATGGTAGGCGCGCGTGCGGGTTGGTTTCGCGATAACCTGCTAAAATGTTCGGTTTTTCGCCGATATCACATTCAAAGGGACGCGCCGTGCTGTCTACCGCCAATATCACCATGCAATTCGGGCCAAAGCCCCTCTTCGAGAACATCTCGGTCAAATTCGGGGAAGGGAACCGCTATGGCCTGATCGGTGCGAACGGCTGCGGTAAGTCCACCTTCATGAAGATCCTCGGTAGCGATCTGGAGCCGAGCTCGGGCAACGTGATGCTCGAGCCGAACGTGCGTCTCGGTAAGTTGCGCCAGGATCAGTTCGCGTACGAAGACGTGCGCGTGCTCGACGTCGTGATGATGGGCCACACCGAAATGTGGGCCGCGATGACCGAGCGCGACGCGATCTACGCGAACCCCGACGCGACCGACGACGACTACATGCATGCCGCCGAACTCGAAGCGAAGTTCGCCGAGTACGACGGCTACACCGCCGAAGCGCGCGCGGGCGAACTGCTGCTCGGCATCGGCATCGCGATCGAAGACCACAACGGTCCGATGAGCAACGTCGCGCCGGGCTGGAAACTGCGTGTGCTGCTTGCGCAGGCGCTGTTCTCGAAGCCGGACGTGCTGCTGCTGGACGAGCCGACCAACAACCTGGACATCAACTCGATCCGTTGGCTGGAAGACGTGCTCAACCAGTACAACTCGACGATGATCATCATCTCGCACGATCGACATTTCCTGAACCAGGTCTGCACGCACATGGCGGACATGGACTTCGGCACGCTGAAGATCTATCCGGGCAATTACGACGACTACATGCTGGCCAGCACGCAGGCGCGCGAGCGTCAGCAGAACGCCAACGCGAAGGCGAAGGAGCGCGTCGCCGACCTGCAGGACTTCGTGCGCCGCTTCTCGGCCAACAAGTCGAAGGCGCGTCAGGCCACCAGCCGTCTGAAGATGATCGACAAGATCAAGATCGAGGAATTCAAGCCGTCGTCGCGGCAGAACCCGTTCATTCGCTTCGAGTACGAGAAGAAGCTGCACAACATCGCGGTGGTCGCCGACAGGATTTCGAAGAAGTACGAG is a window of Paraburkholderia sp. IMGN_8 DNA encoding:
- a CDS encoding NAD(P)-dependent oxidoreductase — encoded protein: MELGFCGPGLMGAPMIRHLLRAGHTVHVWNRTRAKAEALLADGAQVVATPLDLAARCEAVLLCVADAAAVEAVVFGDAGLLSAGAPGRVRWIVDHSSIPPAATRALAQRAAAVAGEGAGVGWIDAPVSGGVAGAAAGTLAVMAGGAAADVEAVRPVLGAYAARVTHMGEVGAGQTTKLCNQTIVTATLAAIAEAVSLAQRSGIDAAKLIEGLAGGWADSVLLQIFVPRMTQNGLAPIGAFRTFQKDIDTVAATAYETGTPMPVSSTVQQLLRLGAAMGLAEADLSAFIDVLQTPRGG
- a CDS encoding ABC-F family ATPase — encoded protein: MQFGPKPLFENISVKFGEGNRYGLIGANGCGKSTFMKILGSDLEPSSGNVMLEPNVRLGKLRQDQFAYEDVRVLDVVMMGHTEMWAAMTERDAIYANPDATDDDYMHAAELEAKFAEYDGYTAEARAGELLLGIGIAIEDHNGPMSNVAPGWKLRVLLAQALFSKPDVLLLDEPTNNLDINSIRWLEDVLNQYNSTMIIISHDRHFLNQVCTHMADMDFGTLKIYPGNYDDYMLASTQARERQQNANAKAKERVADLQDFVRRFSANKSKARQATSRLKMIDKIKIEEFKPSSRQNPFIRFEYEKKLHNIAVVADRISKKYERQIFNDFSISVQPGERIAIIGENGAGKTTLLRSLLGKLTLDHGTVKWAENANVGYMPQDTYEEFPSDVTLMDWIDGYRKEGDDEQMVRGTLGRLLFNADDIRKSVKVLSGGEKGRMIWGKLMLGRHNVLLMDEPTNHMDMESIESLQIALDKYEGTLIFVSHDREFVSGLANRIIEVRTDGTLNDFGGNYEDFLLSQGVQ